The Lactobacillus acidophilus DNA segment CTCAATTAACGTATCTTTGATCTTATCATCGGTAATTAGTGCAACCTCGTCCTTTTGATAAATGTCTGTTGCAAAATACGTTAATACTGTTAACACGGCGCCAACTATCGCAACGATAATTGCTGCAGTGTATTTCTTTTTCCATTTAAAATTCATTACAACAACTTCCTAAATTTATATATAGCTTTACTGTAAAACAAAAGGTGACCCAATGTTAGGTCACCTTTCAATTCTTAACTTTTTTGTTTAAAATTTAAAAATTCTTTGCCACCAATGCTCTTTTGGAGTTGAAAGCTGCATATCTTCCAAAGTGCGATGAACGTTTGCAGTTGCACGCTTTTTAGCATTTTCTTTTGCTTTAGAAATAATTTCGTCACGCATTTCATCTTGACTCTTATGCATGTCCTTTTTTACTTCTTCACGTTTTTCTTCAACATTCTTCTCTTTTTCATCTGCACTAACGATACCTGAAATATCAGGTAAAGCAGCTATCTTATCAGTATTATCTGGAGCAGATAATTGCTTTTGTGCTTCAATTAAATCTTGATTTTGTTTTTGAATTACATTTAATTGTTTTTGCAAAGAACTAATTGCGTCATTTTGTTTTGAGATAGTTTGTTGCAAAGTATTGAGAAGTTTAACCACTTCTTGAGTATCCATCATATCAGTACTCGTGTACGTGGTTTTATTTTTATTTTCTTCAGTATTATCTACTTTTTTCTCACTAACTGCATAAATTTGACGAGCTGCTTCTTGCAAAGTTAAACCACTATTTTTAGATAATCGGTGAAATGCCTTTAAGTCATCAATATCCTTTTGATGATATAAACGTGCCTTTTGCTTAGTACGGGCAAAGTAATCCGCATTGCCTGTTACTTTTTCCACGATTAGAGAATACTTTCTCAATGTGGCAACACTAATACCTAATTCTTGTGCAGCTGCCTTAGGTGCAGCTAATTCTTCAAAATCATGCTTGTTAGTTGTCATTAAAATCTACCTCTACAAAAATTCGGCGTTTAATCATGCTTGTGAAGCAATGTCTTCTTGTGGTCAAAACGATCCATACCTGCTTGGATTAAGCGAGTAATCAATTCAGTGTAAGGAATACCAGCTTCTTCGAATAACTTAGGATACATACTGATATTAGTAAAACCAGGAAGTGCATTCACTTCAGTTAATACTACTTTACCATCTGGAGTAAGCATAGAATCAATTCTTGCCATACCACTACATTCAGTAATTTCGTAAACCTTCCGAGCATTTTCTCTGACAGTATCAACAATATCTTGTGGTAAATCTGCAGGAATTTGCAACTTAGAAGTTGAATTATCATCATACTTATTTTCGTAAGTATAGAATGAGCCTTTTGCATTGGTGATTTGTCCAACACCTGCTACAATTGGCTTATCGTTGCCAAGGACAGCAGTTTCAACTTCGGTGCCAGGAACAGTTTCTTCAACTAAAACCTTATCATCGTACTTGAATGCTTCTTCTAATGCTGCAGCATATTCTTCAGCATTAGTTACATG contains these protein-coding regions:
- a CDS encoding MerR family transcriptional regulator, producing the protein MTTNKHDFEELAAPKAAAQELGISVATLRKYSLIVEKVTGNADYFARTKQKARLYHQKDIDDLKAFHRLSKNSGLTLQEAARQIYAVSEKKVDNTEENKNKTTYTSTDMMDTQEVVKLLNTLQQTISKQNDAISSLQKQLNVIQKQNQDLIEAQKQLSAPDNTDKIAALPDISGIVSADEKEKNVEEKREEVKKDMHKSQDEMRDEIISKAKENAKKRATANVHRTLEDMQLSTPKEHWWQRIFKF